ATTTGCGGTACCTCCGATGACGCTTTTCATTCTTTCTTGCTCATTTAAAACGTACCGGTTATGAATACACATTCACCATCCGTACGCCTGCTTTTCATTGTTCTACTGGCGTTGAACGGCAGCGTACCCGCTTTCTCCCAAACATCGGGGTCCGGAGCTTACAACAAATTGGAAGAAGACAATCAACCGCCACCTGTCCTGCATACGGGTGTGACATATGAAGCAGGTACCCTGCCGCATGTGTCCAGCAACTGGATGATGGTAACGATGCAAAACACCTATACCTCTGCGGTGGTGGTCGCAACAGTGGTGTTGCCGAACGGCGTTCATAGCAGTCCGGCGGTAACACGTGTTAGAAATGTTGGCAGCAATAATTTCGAATTGCGCGTGCAGAATCCTTCCGGTGAGCAGCTGGTGGATTACACAGTGAATTACATGGTCTGCGAAGAAGGCGTGTACACCATACCCGACAATGGGATCCGTATGGAGGCCGTTAAGGTCAATTCCACCGAAACCGCCGGTTCGGGCCACTGGAAACTCGAAGAGCGGTGGTATCAGAATGAATACGAACATCCTGTGATAATTGGCCAGGTCATGTCCGAAAATGACCCGGGCTGGTCGGTGTTCTGGGCCAGTTCTGCGTTGAAGCACAATGAACCGTATGAATATGGCCGTGAGTTTGCCTGTGGCAAGCATGTGGGTGAAGATCCGGTGACCTCCCGCAACGACGAGACCATTGGATACATGATTTTTGAGGAAAGCTATGGACAGATAGGGAACCAGGCTTACTATGCGAAAATCGGTCCGGAGGTTGTCAGGGGTGTGGAAGATGAGTCCGACGGATATATCTACCCGCATCCCTGTATGTCTGCCCCGGGTGTTGCCCTTGTGAGCACGGTGGCCATGAAAGGCGGCAATGGCGGCTGGCCGGTTGTGGCAGGAAAGCTTGATCCATATACCTGTGCCATTCGTGTAAGTGTGGATGAAGACCAGGTACGCGACACAGAAAGATCCCATGTGAACGAAAGCGTTGCTTATGTGGTGATCGGAACGTCGGCCCCATCCAAGAATGATCCGTTACCGGATGAAGCACAACCGGATCCGATCGTGAACGTCTATCCCAATCCAAGTGGCGGCAGTTTGTATGTACGTGCCGATAATATCACAGGCCACGCGAACATCAGCATACAATCTGTCAATGGCAGCCTGGTGGCAGAACGGGAAGCTGAAATGACGGGTGGCCTGAACGCGCAATTCGACCTGGGTCATGTGCCTGATGGCATATACATGGTACGCATCGTGCATAAAGGTGGCGTAGAAGTGAGAAGGGTGGTACTGGAAAGATAAGCCCTCCTCCGCTAAAGCTACGGCGGGCAAGCAAGCGCATACAGCAACAGCATAGAGAAGGGCGTACGGCGGATAGGCTGTGTGCCCTTCTGTCATGTAATGATGCTGTGTTCGATAATCGCCTGTTGGGGGATTCTGAAAAAATGATATTTTTGCAGTCCCTTGTGAAGCAAGGAATTTTCAAGGGGCATTAGCTCAGCTGGCTAGAGCGCTACAATGGCATTGTAGAGGTCATCGGTTCGACTCCGATATGCTCCACAAAAACTGCAAGAGCATACAGCAACAGCATACAGATAATATGTGCTGACTGTATGCTCTTGTTGTTTTTAGTGCCTGCGTGCTGATCAAGTGGAATGTGTTTATCCAGGCAGAAACCCAATGCCAAAGGCATTGAATGTTTATAGGTGATTGCATGGGTGCGATGATGTACGACCCCGATGGGGTCGCAGGGTTTTCCATTGTTCGTGTTTTCTATAAACCTTGAATCCCGTTGGGATTTTTTTCTTCGTTTAGCACTCAATCATTGGCGTCTTTATTCCTCAACGTTTTGAATCATACAAACAGAAAAAGGGTGCGGTCACCCGCCACCCTTTTCCCGTTTCGCCGGCACCGGAGGAGAATATACTCGGATCTGCCGGCGGGCTTTAACCCTAACCGGAACAAATGTAAATCATGTGTTGATTAAAATGTAAATGATAATTACATTTATGGCAAAAAAACAACATGGTAGTCACACATAAAACACACCGCATCCGGAATGCCATTCGCTTGCAACTGGCGCTGCGCCAGGGAGGCATTCCGCCCAACAGGAAAGCTTTGGAACACACCGGGATCATTGCACCGAAGCGGCTTTCCCTGCTGCTGGACAATGAACTGCAACCCACTTTTGAAGAACTGTGGCAACTGGCGGAGTATTTCCAGATTCCCGTGCAGGATCTCTTCAGTCCGATCGCATCTCCAAAATGAATGGCAAACGATAGCGTTGAACCATAGAAACCCAGGCACAGTGAGCATCCGCAGCCGGGGAAAAATAGCTATATTTGCACATTCGAGAATTGCGTATGTTTACAAAAAAAGCGGTATCCATGGCCAAAATCGTCGAAGTAGACAACCTTCATAACAAGATCGGAGAAGGAACAACCATCGAAGGAGAGATCAAATCTTCCGGTAACCTGAGGGTAGATGGTTCCGTGGTCGGCTCCATCCATTCCAAAGGCAAGGTCGTGATCGGCCCAACCGGAAGCGTGGAAGGAGAGATCACCTGCCAGAATGCCGATGTGATCGGCTCGATCAAAGGAAAAGTCACCGTTGTGGAGTTGCTGCTCCTCAAAGCCACCGCGAAAGTGGAAGGGGATATCGTTACCGGTAAACTCGGCATCGAACCGGGTGCCAACCTTTCCGGAACCTGCAACATGGGGAAAGAAAAGCCGCAAATCAACCTGAATGGACAAAGCAACGGAGAACTCCGAAAAGACAAAAAGGAAAGAGAATCCGTCCCCGCCTGATGACCGGAAGTACAACGCTTATGTGCGTTATTCCGGCATTGCTTTCCAAACCATGGCCCTGATCCTGCTGGGCGTGTTCGGCGGCTACAAGATTGATCGCCACTTCGAACACGAACAGAACTGGGTGACCGCCATCACCACCCTGCTTGCCACTGCCTTTGCCCTTTACTACCTCTTCAAACAGCTGACACAACAACGTTGATATGCAAACCGAGACCTTCCTGAAGTATGCCAGGGTACTCACCATCGGTACCCTTCTTTTGTCCGCCGCGATCCTTGTGGTGAAGTATGTCGCATTTCCGGAAGCACACCTCGAATGGTTCCAGGCCCTGCCTGTTGTGATCGTATTCTATGCTGTGGGCCTGTGGTCGGGCTACCGTCTGCTGAAGGCCCGCAAAGATGGCAACAACAATTTCGTTCGCGCCTTCATGCTCACCAGCGTGATCAAGCTGATGATCTACTTCACCCTCCTCTTCGTTTTCCTGTGGCAATGGAAGGAATATGCCCCCGAGGTGATCGTGCTGTTTGGTGCCTGCTACATTGTGTACGCAGCCATTGAGCGCCTCAACCTGATGAAGGCACTCCGCTAGCCTTATCTCATCGGCCCGAAACAGGTGCCGGTGGAACCCCAATGCAGGTTCGTGGAATACGTGAATATCCTGAAGAAAATTATTTTTTTAATCAATAGAATTACATAGCTTTGCGGTCGTTTTTCGGGCCTTTGGCGATAGAAAAGCCCGGAAACCCTTGACGCACATGAAATACGCTGCATTGAACAAGTTGATTTTAGCCCTGACCGTGATCTTCACCGGGGCGCTCGTTGCAAGTCCGTTTGCCAACGCCTCCGAGCCTGAGGCATCCGGCGCGGAACCGACCGAACATCACGAACAAAAGTTCAACGCCAGCGAACTTATCATGGGCCACATCGCCGACTCACATGAGTGGCACATCCTCGGCAGTCACGAAAACCCCGTATCCATTCCGCTTCCTGTTATCCTTTATGACCAGGCAACCGGTTTTACCTTCGCCATGTCAAATGCGTTTGAACATGAGCACGTGGTGAACAACCGCTATGTGATGGAACACGATAAGATCAAGGTGGTGGATGCAAACGGTGAAGTGGAC
The DNA window shown above is from Flavobacteriales bacterium and carries:
- a CDS encoding polymer-forming cytoskeletal protein; protein product: MAKIVEVDNLHNKIGEGTTIEGEIKSSGNLRVDGSVVGSIHSKGKVVIGPTGSVEGEITCQNADVIGSIKGKVTVVELLLLKATAKVEGDIVTGKLGIEPGANLSGTCNMGKEKPQINLNGQSNGELRKDKKERESVPA
- a CDS encoding T9SS type A sorting domain-containing protein, whose product is MNTHSPSVRLLFIVLLALNGSVPAFSQTSGSGAYNKLEEDNQPPPVLHTGVTYEAGTLPHVSSNWMMVTMQNTYTSAVVVATVVLPNGVHSSPAVTRVRNVGSNNFELRVQNPSGEQLVDYTVNYMVCEEGVYTIPDNGIRMEAVKVNSTETAGSGHWKLEERWYQNEYEHPVIIGQVMSENDPGWSVFWASSALKHNEPYEYGREFACGKHVGEDPVTSRNDETIGYMIFEESYGQIGNQAYYAKIGPEVVRGVEDESDGYIYPHPCMSAPGVALVSTVAMKGGNGGWPVVAGKLDPYTCAIRVSVDEDQVRDTERSHVNESVAYVVIGTSAPSKNDPLPDEAQPDPIVNVYPNPSGGSLYVRADNITGHANISIQSVNGSLVAEREAEMTGGLNAQFDLGHVPDGIYMVRIVHKGGVEVRRVVLER
- a CDS encoding AtpZ/AtpI family protein — its product is MALILLGVFGGYKIDRHFEHEQNWVTAITTLLATAFALYYLFKQLTQQR